One stretch of Podospora bellae-mahoneyi strain CBS 112042 chromosome 2, whole genome shotgun sequence DNA includes these proteins:
- the TKL1 gene encoding Transketolase (EggNog:ENOG503NZ8A; COG:G): MGFTEVDTKTINTIRVLAADATAHANSGHPGAPMGMAPVAHVLFNKIMRFNPKNPKWLNRDRFVLSNGHGCMLQYALLHLYGYALSIDDLKAFRTVDSITPGHPEAHDTPGVEVTTGPLGQGISNAVGLAMAQAHTAAVFNKPGYDLVDNYTYAFLGDGCLMEGVSSEACSLAGHLQLGNLIAVWDDNHITIDGDTNQAFTEDVLKRYESYGWHTITVEDGDNDLEGILHAFKKAQEVKDKPTLIQLKTIIGFGSKQQGTHGVHGAPLKADDIKQLKEKFGFDPEKSFDVPQEVYDHCRKASNAGAAAEEEWNKLFAKYSEEYKGEAADLVRRQKGDLPEGWEKNLPVYTPADAAVASRKLSEIVINKIFDAVPELVGGSADLTGSNLTRSKGSIDFQPPATGLGTYDGRYIRYGVREHGMGAIMNGLAAYGTIIPYGGTFLNFVSYAAGAVRLSALSQVRAIWVATHDSIGLGEDGPTHQPIEVLTHFRALPNCMVWRPADGNETSAAYYVALTSKHTPSIIALSRQNLPQLEGSTIEKAIKGGYVLHEQEGADITLVSTGSEVCIAIDAVKLLAEKHSIKARVVSLPCFEVFDTQPKDYQLSVLPDGIPSLSIEVMSTMGWEKYTHEQFGLNRFGASGPYKDVYAKFEFTAEGIAKRALQTIDFWKGVPVRSPINRAFQQIL; the protein is encoded by the exons ATGGGCTTCACCGAGGTTGACACCAAGACCATCAACACGATCCGTGTTCTGGCC GCCGATGCGACCGCTCATGCCAACTCCGGTCACCCCGGTGCCCCAAT GGGCATGGCACCAGTTGCCCACGTTCTTTTCAACAAGATCATGAGATTCAACCCCAAGAACCCAAAGTGGCTCAACCGCGACAGATTTGTTCTCTC TAACGGCCACGGCTGCATGCTCCAATatgctctcctccacctttaCGGCTATGCCCTCTCCATTGATGACCTCAAGGCCTTCCGT ACCGTCGACAGCATCACTCCCGGTCACCCCGAGGCCCATGACACCCCCGGTGTCGAGGTCACCACTGGCCCTCTCGGCCAAGGTATCAGCAACGCTGTTGGTCTTGCCATGGCCCAGGCCcacaccgccgccgtcttTAACAAGCCCGGCTACGACCTCGTTGACAACTACACATACGCCTTCCTCGGCGACGGCTgcttgatggagggtgtcTCCTCCGAGGCCTGCTCTCTCGCcggccatctccagctcggcaaccTCATTGCCGTCTGGgacgacaaccacatcaccatcgaCGGCGACACCAACCAGGCTTTCACTGAGGACGTCCTCAAGAGATACGAGTCTTACGGCTGgcacaccatcaccgtcgaGGACGGTGATAACGACCTCGAGGGCATCCTCCACGCCTTCAAGAAGGCccaggaggtcaaggacaagccCACGCTTATCCAGCTCAAGACTATCATCGGTTTCGGCTCCAAGCAGCAGGGCACCCACGGTGTCCACGGTGCTCCCCTCAAGGCTGACGACATCAAgcagctcaaggagaagttCGGCTTCGACCCCGAGAAGAGCTTCGACGTTCCCCAGGAGGTCTATGACCACTGCCGCAAGGCTTCCaacgccggcgccgccgccgaggaggagtggaACAAGCTGTTCGCCAAGTACTCTGAGGAGTACAAGGGTGAGGCCGCCGACCTCGTCCGTCGCCAGAAGGGTGACCTTCCCGAGGGCTGGGAGAAGAACCTCCCCGTCTACACCCCTGCCGACGCCGCCGTTGCTTCCAGAAAGCTCTCTGAGAttgtcatcaacaagatcTTCGATGCCGTCCCCGAGCTTGTCGGTGGTTCCGCCGATTTGACCGGCTCCAACCTTACCCGCTCCAAGGGCTCAATCGACTTCCAGCCCCCGGCGACCGGCCTCGGCACATACGACGGCCGCTACATCCGTTATGGTGTCCGTGAGCACGGCATGGGCGCCATCATGAACGGTCTCGCTGCCTATGGTACCATCATCCCATACGGCGGTACTTTCCTCAACTTCGTGTCCTATGCCGCCGGTGCCGTCCGTCTCTCCGCCCTGTCCCAGGTCCGCGCCATCTGGGTCGCCACCCACGACTCCATTGGtcttggcgaggatggtCCCACCCATCAGCCTATCGAGGTCCTCACTCACTTCCGCGCCCTTCCCAACTGCATGGTCTGGCGCCCCGCCGATGGCAATGAGACGTCGGCTGCCTACTACGTCGCTCTCACCTCCAAGCACACCCCCAGCATCATCGCTCTCTCCCGCCAGAACCTTCCCCAGCTGGAGGGCTCCACCATCGAGAAGGCGATCAAGGGTGGCTACGTCCTCCACGAGCAGGAGGGTGCCGACATCACCCTTGTCTCCACTGGTTCCGAGGTCTGCATTGCCATTGACGCcgtcaagctcctcgccgAGAAGCACAGCATCAAGGCCCGTGTCGTCTCTCTTCCCTGCTTCGAGGTGTTTGACACCCAGCCCAAGGACTACCAGCTCAGCGTTCTCCCTGACGGCATACCCTCTCTGTCCATTGAGGTCATGTCCACCATGGGCTGGGAGAAGTACACTCACGAGCAGTTCGGCCTGAACCGCTTCGGTGCTTCGGGCCCCTACAAGGACGTCTATGCCAAGTTTGAGTTCACCGCCGAGGGTATTGCCAAGCGCGCCCTCCAGACCATTGACTTCTGGAAGGGTGTCCCCGTCCGCTCGCCCATCAACCGCGCTTTCCAGCAGATCCTCTAA